GCATAGCCAGTGACTTTCACTCCGTTGGATGATCCTACTGCATCAATTGTTACAGGTAACCAGCTAATAACTAGAAACTCTGCAGAAGAACTAAGTTGTACTTGGACATCAAGGGGAGCATCAGGTGGTCCTGCTGATGGAGTAGTAAATGTAACTGCTGTTGATTTCTTCTCCAAATTCCCCATAGGAAACACCAATACTTCCTTATGAAGTAGCGCTTCCACTTTTACACCATACTGTGTACTGGGTCTAAGGTTTTGGAAAGTATACCAACAGATCCCTGCCTTTGTTACACCATATTCCTTTTCATTAAGGTACACTGAATGAGTATAGTTACTGTTGCTTGGCAACCACGTGATTTTTGCTGATGTTGCAGTGATACTCCGAAGCTCCAGAAGTGTTGGTGCAATATGAAAAATGTTTCCTACAAGGAAAGTACATTGCATCTTATTGGAATTTCCTTTGTCCGTCACACTTTGAACTGAGATCCGATAAGAATGCAACTTTAAATCCAGGTTCTCAATCACTGCTTTCATCTGACTGCCATATTTCACATTGTGACATAAATCTGCATTGACAAAGATGTTATAGCTATGCACTTCTCCCCAGCTATCTAGCATATGTGGTGGATCCCAGCCTATAACAACAGAACTAGCAAACTGTTTGATAAGAGTCAGATTCTGGGGGTAAGGCACTGCTGCCTGATCATCACATAGTCCTCCTCCCAGTCTGTCAGGCAGCAGATTCACACACACATCTTCGTCAGGGCTGTCACTTTTTTCTTCACTACTGGCACTTTGGCAAGGGAAACCCATTTCACGGTAGGAATGATAAGAAACGTCACTCAACTCTGAAGGAACAAAACTTATTAGATCATTACCTGAAACTTCTTCTACCAAATTTGAGGGTATCATCCCTCTTCTGCCATCCATCAACTCCCCTTCATAGAAACCATCCTCGTCCATCTCCCCATAGATATAAACATATTCTCCAGCTGTAAGTGGAAGTTCAGCCTCGGGATTCTTATTAGGACCATCAAAAGGATTATAGCTGTATCTTGCTAAGAACACAGAAAGTTTTGAAGAACCTTGATGTTCTAGTTGTTGATTTATAGAAACTTTATCTGCCTCTAGTTCTTCTGCTTCACCTGCCGTATCTTCTTCTGGGTTAAGGCAAGATTTAGAGCTGTTCTGCATGGATTCAGATGCAGATGAATTTGACTGAGATTCTAATGCTTTAACTTTTGGGGTCAAGCCAACAGAACCCATGGATGCAGAGTCTTCATCATTGATACTCTTACTACAATGGAGTCTGTTGTGGCAGGTATCTTGCCCCCATTTTTCTGGACAGTTTATTGCTTTCGAATTGCATGTTGCATATGATAATTCCGATTCCATCagtccagatttttttatttGTAATCGCTCAAGTTCTTCTGACAGAAGATTAAAGTGTTCAGTCTGACTATGATACTGATTTTCTAACTCTTTCACTTGAGCTTCAAGTAGCTGTACCGCTTCTTCATGTTCTCTTTTTATGTCTGTCTGTATTTGCTGCAGCTGTCGtatttcttcctctttcttttgCAGCACTAATAAGGTTTTCTCATGTTCACATTCTAACTGTTGCCGTCTTTCTTTTGTCTCTTTCATGTTCCTAATTACTTGCTCTAAATTCTCCACTTTGATTTCAAGTCCTTTAGTCACCTGAACTGCAGAATTTCGATTGTCAGTTGCCTGCATGAGTTTCACCTTTATCTCAGCATTTTCATTTTGAATCTTTTCTGTCTGCTCATTTTTCTCATGCAGTTCAGAGTTCTCCTTCGCAAGCCTGTCATTTTCACTCAGTACTTCATTAAGCTGCAGTTCCAAATCATTGCATCTCTTCTGTTTTTCATCCACGTCATGTTTAAGGTTTTCACACTGCTTGATTTTTTCAGCAAGTTTCCTTTTCAGAGTCTGTAAATGATACTCACTATCTGAATCTGATTTTAAAGTACTGTTTTCACTGTTCTTAGCACCATTTCCCAATGCTAGTGCTTCTGATTCTACATCTTTTACCAATGTATTCAATGTTTTTGGCACCTCCTTTGGCAAAGATGAGTCTTCTAAACATGTGTCCACCGATGATGTTTCCTGAATGACAACTGACAAAGAAGTATCATTTGCAGCCATTTTGGAGGACTGAAGAGATTCCCTTAGGTTCTTAAGCATTATTTGCCTTTGCAGTCTTAGCACTTCTCTCTGAGACTCTCGCAGTAAGCGATCAAAATCACTGATATTGAGCAAATAGGTGCTCTCCTTGCCTGCAGACAGTTTGGCCTGAAGTTCCCAGCACTCCTTCTGCAAGGCTTCTAATTGCTGATCCTTAGTCAGCAAAACACTGGCTTGTTCACTCAGGTCTTTTGCCCGCTGCCGAGCAAAAGTGCTTTTGTACAGGTCCGCATCAGAGCAAGTCAGAGCTAAAGGTATTGGGGTGCTGccaaccttgaggctggattctTGCAGTTTCTTGGCTCTTTCTTCTAGGCGCTTGGCGATGCCTGCCAGCTCCGCGTTCTTCCTCTTCAGTCGCTTCACTTTGTCTTGCATCTCTGGGAAGCTGCTCTTCCTCAGCAGGGCGTTCTCCTCCTTGAGATGAGTGCACCGTTGCTCTAGATCCTCCAGAGCGAGCACCAGGTCCGTGTTCTGCTTCACCAGCTGGTCGTAACTGCTGCCCGACAGCCAGTCTTGCTGCTGGGCCACCAGAGGCGCACCTTCACCCACCGAGCCCAATCCGCACCCTTTCCCTTCTGGAGGAGCATCTGCAGACTCCTCTTCTTTGGCCCCTTCTTCCAAGCGCGCCTTCTCTTTTTCCAAGGAAGCCTTCTCGGGCTCCAACTGCTGCTGCAGGCTACTGCCTTCGTCCATGGGGCTCCCTCCTTCCAGCAgggcatggtggtggtggtggttctgaGGCTGGCATCTGCTCAGGTTGCTATCCAGGGAGCGGGACTTGGAGGCTGTCCCGCTGTCCGGGGAGCAGGCGGTGATGAGGCTCTCCAAAGAGCGAGGCCTGCTCTTGCCCATTTTGGGGCCctgttgctggtggtggtgggtcTGCGGCTGGGAGGGGGTCTGCTGCCTGGACCTCTGCGGGGAGCCGGGCGGGGCATGCTCCCCCTCGAAGCGCTCCAGGATATACTTCAGGAAGAGGCTCCGCTCCAGCTCCAGCTCGGCCTTGAGGTGGCGGATGCGGGCAGCCTGGTCGCCGTCGACGTCCCAGCGGAGCTTGCCCAGGACCTCTTGGAGCTTGGCGCGGCACTCGCCACTCAGGCCGGccacgctgctgctgctgccgcttccTCCTGCTCCTCGGTTGCTGCGGCTGACCAGCTCCTCGGCCAGCTGGCGCTGCAGGTCCCGGGCCTGCCGCATGGCGGCGTCGCGCTCCCGCTGCAGCAGCTCCTGGGCCTCGCGCAGCTCCGCCTCCTTCCAGCGCAGCAGCTGCCGGATCTCGGCCTCGCGCTGGCGGGCGCTGGCCTCCCTCAGCTGGTGGAGCTCGCGGGCCCGCTGCTGCTCCCACTTGGAGCGGAGCTGGTCGGCCAGCAGCTGCCGGTCGCGCTCGGCCGCCTCGCGCAGCTCCCGGGACTCGAGGGCGAAGCGGCGGCGGGCCTCCTGGGAGCGCAGGCGCTCGGCTTCCAGCTCCGCCCGCACCGCTTCCAGCTCCCGGCGGTGGTCCTCGTGGAAGGGCGGCGGCGGCGCGGCAGGaataggaggagggggaaggcagccgCCGAGGCCGGAGCAGGCCGCGCTCCCCCCGGCGGCACCGCCGAGGGCTTGGGACGGAGCCTTGCGGGGGGACAGGCGGGGAGTGCCCGGATGAAGGGGAGTCCCCCcgctgccccctcctcctcctcctcctcctgaggggCTGTCTTTGGTCATGGCGCGCGAAAGGCGGGAAGCGCGCGGCCCACTCGCGTGAGGACGGCGCGCGAGGGATTGGCGGGTGCTTCAACCGTCGCCAACCGCCGCTCGTGGAACGTTCGGGGACGCACCGTTCCGGCTCCCCCATCCCGCCCTCCGGCCATTGTCCCAGCGCCGCCGCAGCCGCCACCCTCGCGCCGGGAAGTTCCACAGGCGGCTCCGTGGCCACGTTCCCGCCCACATTTGGGCCACTTTAAGCCAGTCgcggcttcccccacagaatgctgggaagggtagtttgtgaggAGACGCCCCCAGAGCtgccattcccagagttccttgggaagaaggacttgactgttaaaccgctttgGGAATggttgctctgtgagggaaatggggGGTGTCTCCTGACAGTTCACACCAccggagacccctcttcccctcatagagctgccAGTCCCAGAGTTTTAAATAATCATGGTTCCACCACAGAATGCTGTGAAGGGTgctttgcgaagggtgctgagacattttaggagaccccctcttccccccacagagctaccgTTCCCAGAGTCCCTTGGGAAGATGgacttgactgttaaaccactctgggaatggaactctgtgaggggaataggggtctcttgaCAACTtttaacacccttcacaaacgacacttgaCAGGCTGTATAGTGAACATTTGTCCTGATCAATTTGTACGAAGATTGTAGGGatgtttgttctgatttgtttgtgaggaggtAATACAACATTAAATAATGGTTATCCCACGCTTTGCGgcacattttcccatcactcCTCACAGTAAAAagtcacggggggggggagagaagcaggtTGTGCAAGATTGTCAAATGCCTtttaactgcacaacctgaattttccAGGATGCAATTGAATTTCACttgcaaaatagcaacagtctggaactgGCCAAGGATGAATATACCTCCTAAACCGAGAGAATGGAGGAGCTCTCAAAAGGCAGGGGCCCCACACCGGGAAGGTGCACTGCCCTGTACTTTTCCTCGCAGCAGTGCAGTGCTTGACCCACCTATAAGTGTTCCGCATGTGCCGTCTGTCAGGTAGAAATTTGTTTACAGAAGCATTTTTAATCAGTCATTTGGTCTAGTGAGGGCCCTCAAGACAGCACACAATCAAAGAAGAAAAGCTTCAATTACAAAATGTCACTAAAACAGTAAAAGCAGAGAGCATTCATAGAACCAGTGAAACAGAACCAGTAAACCAGAGCAAACCAAATCCATTCGCTACAAGTGTAAAAACTATCACAGAGGGGGATATTGGACCTCCCTAGGAAGGAAAAACCACAATCTGGGCCACACTTCCCAGACACCACTTAGAAGTGGGAAAGCAAGACCTCAAATGCATGACTGCAGTGGGCAGACAGGCTTTTGCACAGGAGGAGGCATCCTTCAGATATCTGGTCCCAAATTGTTCAAGACTTTATAGGTAACAACCAGCACCTTGGATTGAAATAAAGGCAATGGACAACACAAGTCAGCCTACTCACATGTAGAGTTCACTTTGCACATCAGTGGAGGGCTCTGAGCTGATGATCCAGTGCCCCTTGTTAAATAATCTAAATGCAGTTTCTAGTGGAAGCAGGAACATCTGGGGGAGATGACTGAAGGACAACTgcccctcaacacacacacacaggatcagG
This Rhineura floridana isolate rRhiFlo1 chromosome 19, rRhiFlo1.hap2, whole genome shotgun sequence DNA region includes the following protein-coding sequences:
- the LOC133373322 gene encoding RIMS-binding protein 3-like isoform X2, with product MTKDSPSGGGGGGGGSGGTPLHPGTPRLSPRKAPSQALGGAAGGSAACSGLGGCLPPPPIPAAPPPPFHEDHRRELEAVRAELEAERLRSQEARRRFALESRELREAAERDRQLLADQLRSKWEQQRARELHQLREASARQREAEIRQLLRWKEAELREAQELLQRERDAAMRQARDLQRQLAEELVSRSNRGAGGSGSSSSVAGLSGECRAKLQEVLGKLRWDVDGDQAARIRHLKAELELERSLFLKYILERFEGEHAPPGSPQRSRQQTPSQPQTHHHQQQGPKMGKSRPRSLESLITACSPDSGTASKSRSLDSNLSRCQPQNHHHHHALLEGGSPMDEGSSLQQQLEPEKASLEKEKARLEEGAKEEESADAPPEGKGCGLGSVGEGAPLVAQQQDWLSGSSYDQLVKQNTDLVLALEDLEQRCTHLKEENALLRKSSFPEMQDKVKRLKRKNAELAGIAKRLEERAKKLQESSLKVGSTPIPLALTCSDADLYKSTFARQRAKDLSEQASVLLTKDQQLEALQKECWELQAKLSAGKESTYLLNISDFDRLLRESQREVLRLQRQIMLKNLRESLQSSKMAANDTSLSVVIQETSSVDTCLEDSSLPKEVPKTLNTLVKDVESEALALGNGAKNSENSTLKSDSDSEYHLQTLKRKLAEKIKQCENLKHDVDEKQKRCNDLELQLNEVLSENDRLAKENSELHEKNEQTEKIQNENAEIKVKLMQATDNRNSAVQVTKGLEIKVENLEQVIRNMKETKERRQQLECEHEKTLLVLQKKEEEIRQLQQIQTDIKREHEEAVQLLEAQVKELENQYHSQTEHFNLLSEELERLQIKKSGLMESELSYATCNSKAINCPEKWGQDTCHNRLHCSKSINDEDSASMGSVGLTPKVKALESQSNSSASESMQNSSKSCLNPEEDTAGEAEELEADKVSINQQLEHQGSSKLSVFLARYSYNPFDGPNKNPEAELPLTAGEYVYIYGEMDEDGFYEGELMDGRRGMIPSNLVEEVSGYIYWIEERALLLFGSKPY
- the LOC133373322 gene encoding RIMS-binding protein 3-like isoform X3; the protein is MTKDSPSGGGGGGGGSGGTPLHPGTPRLSPRKAPSQALGGAAGGSAACSGLGGCLPPPPIPAAPPPPFHEDHRRELEAVRAELEAERLRSQEARRRFALESRELREAAERDRQLLADQLRSKWEQQRARELHQLREASARQREAEIRQLLRWKEAELREAQELLQRERDAAMRQARDLQRQLAEELVSRSNRGAGGSGSSSSVAGLSGECRAKLQEVLGKLRWDVDGDQAARIRHLKAELELERSLFLKYILERFEGEHAPPGSPQRSRQQTPSQPQTHHHQQQGPKMGKSRPRSLESLITACSPDSGTASKSRSLDSNLSRCQPQNHHHHHALLEGGSPMDEGSSLQQQLEPEKASLEKEKARLEEGAKEEESADAPPEGKGCGLGSVGEGAPLVAQQQDWLSGSSYDQLVKQNTDLVLALEDLEQRCTHLKEENALLRKSSFPEMQDKVKRLKRKNAELAGIAKRLEERAKKLQESSLKVISTGLRRGHCCCLDQSHIKDRFGSYTSNTFPIICIKTPYLLKYLQSLYLTIIDAIASFILF
- the LOC133373322 gene encoding peripheral-type benzodiazepine receptor-associated protein 1-like isoform X1, which gives rise to MTKDSPSGGGGGGGGSGGTPLHPGTPRLSPRKAPSQALGGAAGGSAACSGLGGCLPPPPIPAAPPPPFHEDHRRELEAVRAELEAERLRSQEARRRFALESRELREAAERDRQLLADQLRSKWEQQRARELHQLREASARQREAEIRQLLRWKEAELREAQELLQRERDAAMRQARDLQRQLAEELVSRSNRGAGGSGSSSSVAGLSGECRAKLQEVLGKLRWDVDGDQAARIRHLKAELELERSLFLKYILERFEGEHAPPGSPQRSRQQTPSQPQTHHHQQQGPKMGKSRPRSLESLITACSPDSGTASKSRSLDSNLSRCQPQNHHHHHALLEGGSPMDEGSSLQQQLEPEKASLEKEKARLEEGAKEEESADAPPEGKGCGLGSVGEGAPLVAQQQDWLSGSSYDQLVKQNTDLVLALEDLEQRCTHLKEENALLRKSSFPEMQDKVKRLKRKNAELAGIAKRLEERAKKLQESSLKVGSTPIPLALTCSDADLYKSTFARQRAKDLSEQASVLLTKDQQLEALQKECWELQAKLSAGKESTYLLNISDFDRLLRESQREVLRLQRQIMLKNLRESLQSSKMAANDTSLSVVIQETSSVDTCLEDSSLPKEVPKTLNTLVKDVESEALALGNGAKNSENSTLKSDSDSEYHLQTLKRKLAEKIKQCENLKHDVDEKQKRCNDLELQLNEVLSENDRLAKENSELHEKNEQTEKIQNENAEIKVKLMQATDNRNSAVQVTKGLEIKVENLEQVIRNMKETKERRQQLECEHEKTLLVLQKKEEEIRQLQQIQTDIKREHEEAVQLLEAQVKELENQYHSQTEHFNLLSEELERLQIKKSGLMESELSYATCNSKAINCPEKWGQDTCHNRLHCSKSINDEDSASMGSVGLTPKVKALESQSNSSASESMQNSSKSCLNPEEDTAGEAEELEADKVSINQQLEHQGSSKLSVFLARYSYNPFDGPNKNPEAELPLTAGEYVYIYGEMDEDGFYEGELMDGRRGMIPSNLVEEVSGNDLISFVPSELSDVSYHSYREMGFPCQSASSEEKSDSPDEDVCVNLLPDRLGGGLCDDQAAVPYPQNLTLIKQFASSVVIGWDPPHMLDSWGEVHSYNIFVNADLCHNVKYGSQMKAVIENLDLKLHSYRISVQSVTDKGNSNKMQCTFLVGNIFHIAPTLLELRSITATSAKITWLPSNSNYTHSVYLNEKEYGVTKAGICWYTFQNLRPSTQYGVKVEALLHKEVLVFPMGNLEKKSTAVTFTTPSAGPPDAPLDVQVQLSSSAEFLVISWLPVTIDAVGSSNGVKVTGYAIYINGQKITEVTSPTAGSVSLAVPQLNLFQGSWKVSVRTVSPFGESEDSVPALIPLTLLKVPNSLLSKCVASGQASELTFKEFLASEDRHISATTTTSSSVFSHMCMANADSNFTIHFTSDCKGSVVPMPVNISQNHVSSSTLTILHNARNKDEDDFTLHTSVGKQSSEHVFPPSRCDGSPSSTPTVVEREMSEEHSLTKTAIGKNQPDTSKIKVYTMTQCTNMTAKDSTFQYHIENSGAACLHLEPNISSIEFELKKDSSRDAGMCNICFQEEPGCFSEKKHMKQIKQLCKELSNLSVSNVETEEEQIPRNESWKTPLDDHNHVSDLSDIEEENQEYIMNISCREDSKPQERSISPVGLAKDKIITMSLRVDRSVPHSGTQSSFVSGDTMNDDPGRLFVALFDYDPIRMSPNSDAAEEELPFREGQILKVIGDKNADGFYRGECEGKKGYIPCNMVSEMYIESKEVKEHLLKTSYITDENL